Within the Lates calcarifer isolate ASB-BC8 unplaced genomic scaffold, TLL_Latcal_v3 _unitig_1174_quiver_2159, whole genome shotgun sequence genome, the region TATGAAAGGTCACAAACAGTTCATCAGTGACACACGTTGTCACACATGAAGCTTCCTGCACAGTGAGGAGGAACGCCCCCACGAGGCTGCAGATCTATAGAGTTCACGGAtgttgctgccatctagtggaaaATTACTGAAACATACACCCTtcattgaaaaaacaaacaattgaaaaaaacaacaaaacatattcagtATAGGACAAGACTGAAGTTAAGGTTTTATTGAATTTCTgactatatacagtacatggtaaaacaatgacattgctaacatgctgatgtttagcaggtagaATGTtaaccatgttcaccatctaaGTTCAATgtgctagcatgctaattagcaataaacacaaagtacaactgaaGCTGATGTAAATCACTTCTAGTTTAGAATTaattttgcatgtgtttgatcataaaccaaagtactgggTTGTATAATTAACAACATTAATTGGATTTTTCAAGCATCAATACTTTGATTATTGTCTGCTGTGGCTCTTCACTGAGTGACGTTCAGCATCCTCTTCACACTTCTTCTTCTCAAAGCTGACCTCCTGTCAAGACAAAGAAACTGTTCATTATTGACCTCCTGACTGTTCAGATTATGCCAGACATTTGATCATCAGTCAACTGATATTATATTCACATTCTGGACGTAACATTTGGGCTGAAATACTTTTATTAGGAGTAAAACATTTGTTCCtcacctttcctcctcctccagatgAAGACTCCAGTGAAGCAGCTTGCGAACAGGAACAGTGCTGAAGCAGCTCTAATAACTTTAAAACTAATATGGAgagctgaagaggaaacaacagaaCATTTACACTTTAGACTCACattgttctctgtctgaccttAAAGGTTTGGATTTTTAGGTTGCAAAAATGTCACGTCAGATGAAGTGGGCCACACTGGAATCTCCAGGAGAAATTTGACAAATCAAACcctgttttcattcagacaGAGTTGGAAGTTGTTGGTACAGTGAACAAAGGTACACCATCACTACATCATATAGTAACTCTAACCCCAGTCCAGAATCCAGATAACCAGTGGATCAATGGAAATCCAACAGCCTGTTGTAGCTGTAGCTGAAGCATTACTGTCCGTTTACCATCCTGGTGGTAACATGCTCTGTGGGTTTTATTAAgttgtcaaaaaaacaaaaacaacctgagCTACTGAAATTCATATTACAAACAAAAGTGTAGCAAAGCAGGTGAAATAAACTAAATGTGAGTTTCCCACTTATATTACCTGTGATTCCAGCCTGACCCCTGTTGGTCCTGATCCCTGCTTTGTCCAGTCTTTTGATGATGTCCTGCTTCACACCAGAGAGCTGAAACACGCATTCATACCTCTCCCAGTCTCCAGGTGCAGGTGATTTCAGGTCAACACTCATCTGGAAGGTTCCATCATGGTTGGGGAGGATCTCTCCTCGGTCCACGTCCTCATgaagctcctctccatctttcctccagaacatcatggctctgtcagggtagaaacctgtagcgtggcagctgactggagaggagggagtcttctggaggagagacactgagggaagggctggagagagaggagagagggagagagaatcTCTATATTCTACCTTACATTTGCTGTAATATTATATCACACAAGAACAAACATGCCGTTCTAAAACTGCATCAGATGTGATTCTACCTGTTCTCAGCAGAGAGCTCCTCCCATAGTTCACATACTTCTTCAGCCACTCAGGACAAACCTGGGTCAGGTAGTTCTTAATGTAAGATAATCCAGCTCTGTCATTGTCCCACTTGTGTTTTGGTGATGACAGCCTGTGGTGTTGGAGCGATCCAGGTCTCTGTCTTTAGGTCAAATTCTATGAAGTCTTCTCCATCATAACCATACTGATCATAACCTTTAACCTCTGCAGTCTCATCATCCCACTCACAACCAAACATCCTCTGGTAAATGTGGacacctgagacagagacagagacagagactacTGTCAACTAACAACTGAAACAGCTgataaaagtgattttaaataaTGTGTCATTACATAGATATAGAGTGTATGATTTGATATTGGAATATGCAGCCAATTTCTTCTATTGTATTCTcttcagactgtgtttgtatttatgtgtatgtcCATGGAGCTaagttcaagtgtgtgtgtttgtagatggCTGTAACTCTTATATAGGCTTGACACTGTGCAATATACTGATCTAATTTCCCCTGCCATGGGACGCCTATTGTGATGCAGTTCTCCTTTTTGCAGATGGAGGCCAAAGACAAGTTTCAATCCCTAAAATAAGTTGGGTTGTTGATCTGTACATGGATAAAACAGGAACAAGGATCTCCACCTGTTTTCTGCATATTTAACtagaattaaaaatatttcagcaggACAAAAAGAAGCACAGACATACCTCCAGTTTGGTTGAAGCTTTGCATCAGAATTTCAGTAGTGGTCTTGAAGGTGTTGTGACTAGTATGACATTCATTACTG harbors:
- the LOC108887001 gene encoding LOW QUALITY PROTEIN: major histocompatibility complex class I-related gene protein-like (The sequence of the model RefSeq protein was modified relative to this genomic sequence to represent the inferred CDS: deleted 1 base in 1 codon) yields the protein MTFPEFVGVVMVDEVEVIYCDSSIGGAEPKQDWMRKLIKDDPEHMDWYSNECHTSHNTFKTTTEILMQSFNQTGGVHIYQRMFGCEWDDETAEVKGYDQYGYDGEDFIEFDLKTETWIAPTPQAVITKTQVDNDRAGLSYIKNYLTQVCPEWLKKYVNYGRSSLLRTALPSVSLLQKTPSSPVSCHATGFYPDRAMMFWRKDGEELHEDVDRGEILPNHDGTFQMSVDLKSPAPGDWERYECVFQLSGVKQDIIKRLDKAGIRTNRGQAGITALHISFKVIRAASALFLFASCFTGVFIWRRRKGGQL